Genomic segment of Campylobacter ureolyticus ACS-301-V-Sch3b:
AATGCCAGAAATTATTCTTAAAAGTGTGCTTTTTCCACTTCCATTACTGCCTGTTAGGCCTATTATTTTTGTAGTGTCAATGTTTAAATTTTCTATATCTAAAATAAGATGTGAATTATAAATTTTAGTTAAATATGAAATTTTCATTTATCAAACTTTTTTAGAGCATAAATAGCTAAATTTACTAAAAATGCTATTGTTATAAGAACGCTTGCAAGGGCTATTCCCATTGCAAATTCTCCTTTATTTGTCTCAAGTGAAATAGCAGTTGTAATGGTTCTTGTGTGCCATTTAATGTTTCCTCCTACCATCATTGCAACCCCAACTTCTGCGACAATTCTGCCGTAAGTGGTTGCTACAACCACCATTAAAGGATATCTATTTTCAAATAAAACAGTTAAAATTTGTTTATAGCCTCTTAAATGATAGCTTTTTATAAGTCTTAGATGTTTTATTTCCATATTTTCTATCACGCTTGCAGTTAGAGAAATTACTATTGGTAAAGACAGGCAGATTTGACCAATTATCACAGCTTTTAAAGTAAATAAAAGAGCGAAATTGCCAAGTGGACCTCTGTTTGAAAACAAAGCATATAAAATAAGTCCAATTGCAACAGTTGGCATAGCTAGGCCAGTATCGCTTAAAATTCTTAAAAATCTTTTTGAAAAAAAATTAAAATATCCTAAGCAAAATCCAAGTGGCATACCGATAATCAAGGCTATAATGATGGAAAAAAATGATGAACAAAGTGTTGTTTTAATGGCAAAATAAGTCTCTTCATCAAAAGTAATAAGAAGTCTTAAAGCTTCATAAATTCCATCTAGTATAAAATCCAAGATTTCCCTTTTTTACATATTTTGAAATATTTTATAAGTTTATTTAAAATTTCTTTTATATATGCTGAAAAATTATAATTAATGTGCAAAATTTAAACATTTTAAATTAAAATATGATAAAATATTTCAAAATTTATTTAAAAGGATAGAAAATGCAAAATAAATTAGCTTTATTAGCACTTAGTTTTATAACTGCTTTGTCATTAAATGCAAAAGATAGTGATTTAGTTATGGCAACAACTACAAGCACTGATAATACTGGCTTGCTAGATGCCATTGCTCCTGTGTATAAAGATAAAACTGGAGTTGAACTAAAATGGGTTGCTGTTGGAACAGGTCAAGCACTAGAAATGGGTAAAAACTGCGATGCAGATATTTTATTTGTTCACTCACCTGCAGTTGAGAAAAAATTTGTAGATGATGGTTATGGTGTTGATAGAACAGCTGTTATGTATAATGACTTTATTTTAGTTGCTGATAAATCTTTAGCTGATAAATTTAAAGATAAAGATTTGCCTGAAATCTTTAAAATTATCAAAGATGAAAAGATTAAATTCTTTAGTCGTGGTGATAAGAGTGGAACTCACAATAAAGAAATTTCTGTTTGGAAAAAAGTAGCTGGGGACGTGCCTGAAAAAGAGAGTTGGTATAATCAAACAGGACAAGGAATGATAGCTACTATAAATATAGCTGCTGAGCAAAAAGGTGTAACTTTAACCGATAGAGGAACCTTTATAAAATACGAAGATGGTTTAAAAGGCAACTCAAATATGGAAATTATAAGCCAAGGTGATGAAAGTTTGAAGAATTTCTATTCAGTAATGGCTGTAAATACTAAAAACTGTCCAAAAGCTGATTATGAGAATGCAAAAGAGTTTATAAATTGGATAGTAAGCGATGAAGCTCAAAAAT
This window contains:
- the tupB gene encoding tungstate ABC transporter permease TupB → MDFILDGIYEALRLLITFDEETYFAIKTTLCSSFFSIIIALIIGMPLGFCLGYFNFFSKRFLRILSDTGLAMPTVAIGLILYALFSNRGPLGNFALLFTLKAVIIGQICLSLPIVISLTASVIENMEIKHLRLIKSYHLRGYKQILTVLFENRYPLMVVVATTYGRIVAEVGVAMMVGGNIKWHTRTITTAISLETNKGEFAMGIALASVLITIAFLVNLAIYALKKFDK
- the tupA gene encoding tungstate ABC transporter substrate-binding protein TupA, whose translation is MQNKLALLALSFITALSLNAKDSDLVMATTTSTDNTGLLDAIAPVYKDKTGVELKWVAVGTGQALEMGKNCDADILFVHSPAVEKKFVDDGYGVDRTAVMYNDFILVADKSLADKFKDKDLPEIFKIIKDEKIKFFSRGDKSGTHNKEISVWKKVAGDVPEKESWYNQTGQGMIATINIAAEQKGVTLTDRGTFIKYEDGLKGNSNMEIISQGDESLKNFYSVMAVNTKNCPKADYENAKEFINWIVSDEAQKFIADFKLMGKPLFTPDAGKRIE